A genomic region of Gammaproteobacteria bacterium contains the following coding sequences:
- a CDS encoding deoxynucleoside kinase has translation MQAHFPRYIAVEGPIGVGKTSLARRLAAEFDAEMLLEAPDENPFLARFYAHPRQGALSAQLFFLMQRTRQMEVLRQGDIFNSVRVADFLIEKDRLFAKVTLDSHEFDLYEQIYEHMTINAPTPDLVVYLQAPVGVLLERIRKRGRAYEQFIDGAYLERINGSYADFFYNYAAAPLLIVNAAEIDLVEGDADYRALLAQIRALPVARRYFNPLPNSLLSALDA, from the coding sequence ATGCAGGCTCACTTCCCACGTTACATCGCCGTCGAAGGCCCCATAGGCGTCGGCAAGACCAGCCTCGCGCGGCGGCTCGCGGCGGAGTTCGACGCCGAAATGTTGCTGGAGGCGCCGGACGAAAACCCGTTTCTCGCGCGCTTTTATGCGCATCCGCGACAGGGTGCGCTGTCCGCGCAGCTGTTTTTTCTGATGCAGCGCACGCGGCAGATGGAAGTGCTGCGCCAAGGCGATATTTTCAATTCGGTGCGGGTGGCGGATTTTCTGATCGAGAAGGACCGCCTGTTCGCGAAAGTCACCCTCGACAGCCACGAATTCGATCTCTACGAGCAGATTTACGAGCACATGACTATCAACGCGCCCACACCCGATCTCGTGGTGTATCTGCAGGCGCCGGTCGGTGTGCTGCTGGAGCGCATCAGAAAGCGGGGCCGCGCGTACGAGCAATTCATCGATGGCGCGTATCTGGAGCGGATTAACGGCTCGTACGCTGATTTTTTTTACAACTACGCGGCCGCACCGCTTTTGATCGTCAACGCCGCGGAGATCGATCTGGTCGAGGGCGACGCCGATTATCGCGCGCTGCTGGCACAGATCCGCGCGCTGCCCGTCGCGCGCCGCTACTTCAATCCGTTGCCCAATTCGCTGCTGTCGGCGCTCGATGCATGA
- the folK gene encoding 2-amino-4-hydroxy-6-hydroxymethyldihydropteridine diphosphokinase yields the protein MPEQADVFVGLGSNLDNPERRVRRALSDLDGIPHTACTACSSLYASPPMGPPDQPDYVNAVARLSTSLAPLALLDALQSIEQAHQRTRDGQHWGPRTLDLDVLLYGDREIDDDRLKIPHPGLHERAFVIYPLLEIAGDIDIPGHGGLEMLAARCPRGELSRMESS from the coding sequence ATGCCTGAGCAGGCCGACGTGTTCGTCGGCCTCGGCAGTAATCTTGACAATCCTGAACGTCGTGTTCGCCGGGCACTGAGCGACCTGGATGGCATTCCGCATACCGCGTGCACCGCATGTTCCAGTCTCTATGCCAGTCCGCCGATGGGTCCACCAGACCAGCCAGACTACGTCAACGCCGTTGCGCGGCTGAGCACGAGCCTGGCGCCGCTCGCGCTGCTCGATGCCTTGCAGTCCATCGAACAGGCGCACCAGCGCACTCGCGACGGGCAGCACTGGGGTCCGCGTACCCTGGATCTGGATGTGCTGCTGTATGGCGACCGCGAGATAGACGACGACAGACTGAAGATTCCGCATCCGGGCCTGCACGAGCGCGCGTTCGTGATTTATCCGCTGCTGGAGATCGCCGGCGATATCGATATTCCCGGCCACGGCGGACTTGAGATGCTGGCGGCGCGTTGTCCACGCGGCGAACTCTCCCGCATGGAATCCAGCTAA
- the panB gene encoding 3-methyl-2-oxobutanoate hydroxymethyltransferase: MSAHSEQRGVTVTTLKRLKREGEKIACLTAYDASFAAVLDRSGVDVILVGDSLGMVIQGFDTTVPVTVDDVIYHARAVARGSRRALRVADMPFMSYTNYAQALSNAARLMQEGHAQMVKLEGGETQPGIVRELSAHGIPVCAHLGLQPQAVHKLGGYHVQGKDSAAAAKMVEAAAAVEAAGAELLLLECVPAALAAEISATAGIPVIGIGAGNGCDGQILVLHDLLGVSVDRTPRFSRNFLSGADGIADAVCRYVRAVKDKTFPAAEHSF, from the coding sequence ATGAGCGCGCATAGCGAACAGCGCGGCGTTACCGTGACTACGCTTAAACGACTGAAACGCGAAGGCGAGAAGATCGCGTGCTTGACCGCCTACGACGCGAGTTTCGCCGCGGTGCTGGATCGATCCGGCGTGGACGTGATCCTGGTAGGCGACTCCTTAGGGATGGTAATTCAGGGCTTCGATACCACGGTGCCGGTCACCGTGGACGACGTGATCTATCACGCCCGCGCGGTCGCGCGCGGCAGCCGGCGCGCGTTGCGCGTGGCTGACATGCCGTTCATGAGCTACACGAATTACGCCCAGGCACTGTCGAACGCCGCGCGGCTGATGCAGGAAGGTCACGCGCAGATGGTCAAGCTCGAAGGCGGCGAGACTCAGCCCGGCATCGTGCGCGAATTGAGCGCGCACGGCATTCCGGTGTGCGCGCATCTGGGGCTGCAACCGCAGGCCGTGCACAAGCTCGGCGGCTACCACGTGCAGGGCAAAGATTCCGCCGCGGCCGCGAAGATGGTTGAGGCCGCTGCCGCGGTGGAGGCGGCGGGCGCGGAACTGCTGCTGCTCGAATGTGTGCCGGCAGCGCTGGCTGCGGAAATCTCGGCCACGGCCGGCATCCCGGTAATCGGTATCGGCGCCGGCAACGGATGCGATGGACAGATCCTGGTGCTGCACGATCTTCTTGGTGTCAGCGTGGACAGGACACCCAGATTCTCCCGCAATTTCCTGTCCGGCGCGGACGGTATCGCCGACGCGGTATGTCGATATGTGCGCGCGGTCAAGGACAAAACGTTTCCCGCCGCCGAACATAGCTTTTGA